Proteins encoded together in one Salmo trutta chromosome 3, fSalTru1.1, whole genome shotgun sequence window:
- the LOC115183966 gene encoding hemicentin-1 isoform X4, whose translation MEYPLVWVLILVLLNFTTGVSGQVVVPSMNPLAVGSNVTLNLVPQSPINIGTWSYETTAIVIFYPGGSSVSTSYQGRVSFNRSSSELSINSLQLNNSGLYTIQGMEPVLKAVVTLSVQEPISNVTLRANATDLVESNDTSIFTCSVSSGTSLSYRWLNGSSEITASDRVWLGGGNSTLTIVSVTRHDEGPFRCEVINGISNGTSQPIGLNVRYGPSNLTMMVVPEMTIGHTAYKTGSVITLSCSAQSKPTESFKWRFNGAFLNEQSPKLSLQNTRENQTGSYACLAYNNVTLQFANINTMIKIVEPISAVSLNRDGKPPILDQSFTLRCEVTGPVDYIHWLMNGQLISLNNRTFFSTGNKTMVINPIQFSDSGEYLCEAFNAVSNLTSMTYKLVVNFGPERPAVTCPDIAMTGHSVTFNCSASSQPPSQFSWFFNGSQVAAGSVYETGQLTLASHGDYTCVAFNNITVRNSTVSKMLTVVETVTMTIVKVIGAQPTLNKRFSLTCGSTGTVYSIQWMRNGWPLYASNRTDFSMNNNTLTLNSVQHSDNGDYQCSASNPLSNMTSPEYRLIVNYGPEMPIITGPALGETGHSVTFNCSASSQPPSHFSWLFNGSQVATGSAFETGPLTLASHGDYTCVAFNNITVRNSTVSKMLTVVETVTMTIVKVIGAQPTLKERFSLTCDTAGTVYSIHWMKNSWPLYADNRTDFSINNNTLTFNSVHYSDNGHYQCSASNPLSNMTSPEYRLIVNYGPEMPIITGPALGETGHSVTFNCSASSQPPSHFSWLFNGSQVATGSAFETGPLTLASHGDYTCVAFNNITVRNNTVSKMLTVVETVTMTIVKVIGAQPTLKETFSLTCETTGTVYSIHWMKNSWPLYADNRTEFSINNNTLTFNSVQHSDNGDYQCSASNPLSNMTSPEYRLIVNYGPEMPIITGPALGETGHSVTFNCSASSQPPSHFSWLFNGSQVATGSAFETGPLTLASHGDYTCVAFNNITVRNNTVSKMLTVVETVTMTIVKVIGAQPTLKETFSLTCETTGTVYSIHWMKNSWPLYADNRTEFSINNNTLTFNSVQHSDNGDYQCSASNPLSNMTSPEYRLIVNYGPEMPIITGPALGETGQNVTLNCSASSQPPSHFSWFFNGSQVATGSAFETGPLTLASHGDYTCVAFNNITVRNSTVSKMLTVVETVTMTIVKVIGAQPTLKETFSLTCETTGTVYSIHWMKNSWPLYADNRTEFSINNNTLTFNSVQHSDNGDYQCSASNPLSNMTSPEYRLIVNYGPEMPIITGPALGETGQNVTLNCSASSQPPSHFSWFFNGSQVATGSAFETGPLTLASHGDYTCVAFNNITVRNSTVSKMLTVVETVTMTIVKVIGAQPTLKETFSLTCETTGTVYSIHWMKNSWPLYADNRTEFSINNNTLTFNSVQHSDNGDYQCSASNPLSNITSPEYRLIVNYGPEMPIITGPALGETGHNVTFNCSASSQPLSQFSWFFNGSQVATGSAFETGPLTLASHGKYTCVAFNNITCRNSTVSKILTVVAPITSVSISTGETQVIEGDSFTMTCNIVGDPSSIHWWKNLTLVHLDNRTQVSFDNRTLTFNPVQYSSYGEYQCMARNSVSNRTSNRYTLLVNYGPKQPVIAAAPIAETEQRVTFNCSASSQPPSQFSWFFNGSQVATGSVYETGPLTLASHGEYTCVAFNNATGRNSTVSRMLTVIEAIKSVMVKRNKTPISSDNLTLTCDVTGRYDTIYWMKDNLSLVLNNTLNSDITISNNSLHFSPVKVSNDGNYQCVATNLFGPHTSPKYQLLVNYGPLGVNVSGPGLVVIGSMISVNLKCSADSRPTSEYRWKHNNQSLPATGPLMAVGVSLKNAGIYTCVAKNSLTNISMSKTISLDVNGHSPAPPFQSRVGLMLMGLVALSLPLINH comes from the exons ATGGAGTATCCTCTGGTGTGGGTTCTCATCCTGGTGCTGCTCAACTTCACTACAG GTGTTTCTGGCCAGGTGGTGGTTCCCTCGATGAACCCCTTAGCTGTGGGCAGTAATGTCACACTGAACCTAGTTCCTCAAAGCCCCATCAACATAGGGACCTGGTCATATGAAACTACAGCCATCGTAATTTTCTatcctggtggcagtagtgtGAGTACAAGTTATCAAGGCAGAGTCTCATTCAACCGCTCCTCCTCAGAGCTGTCCATAAACTCTCTCCAACTCAACAACTCAGGTTTATATACCATCCAGGGAATGGAGCCAGTCCTGAAAGCTGTGGTGACTTTGTCTGTCCAAG AGCCCATTTCAAACGTGACTCTAAGGGCCAACGCCACTGATCTAGTGGAATCGAACGACACTTCCATTTTCACCTGCTCCGTCTCCTCTGGCACCTCCCTCTCCTACCGCTGGCTGAATGGCAGCTCAGAGATCACAGCCAGTGACAGAGTTTGGCTTGGTGGTGGGAACAGCACTCTCACCATAGTCAGTGTGACACGACACGATGAAGGGCCGTTCAGATGTGAGGTCATCAATGGAATCAGCAATGGCACCAGCCAGCCCATTGGCCTCAATGTTAGAT ATGGCCCAAGTAACCTCACCATGATGGTAGTTCCTGAGATGACCATAGGACATACAGCCTACAAGACGGGCTCTGTCATCACTTTGTCCTGCTCCGCTCAGTCCAAACCCACTGAGTCCTTCAAGTGGAGGTTTAATGGGGCGTTCCTCAATGAGCAAAGCCCGAAGCTCAGCCTGCAGAACaccagagagaaccagacaggaaGTTACGCCTGCTTAGCCTACAACAATGTCACACTCCAATTTGCCAATATAAACACAATGATAAAGATCGTGG AGCCGATATCAGCGGTTTCGTTGAACCGTGATGGGAAGCCACCGATACTGGATCAGTCGTTCACTCTGCGGTGTGAGGTGACTGGACCTGTAGACTACATTCACTGGTTGATGAACGGCCAGCTCATCTCCCTAAACAACAGAACATTCTTCTCTACGGGCAACAAGACAATGGTTATCAACCCAATCCAGTTTTCTGACAGTGGAGAATATCTCTGTGAGGCCTTTAATGCTGTCAGCAACCTGACCAGCATGACATACAAGCTTGTGGTGAACT TTGGACCAGAGAGACCTGCTGTGACTTGTCCGGATATAGCAATGACAGGACACAGCGTGACcttcaactgctcagcctcctctcagcctcccagCCAGTTTAGCTGGTTCTTCAATGGCTCCCAGGTGGCGGCTGGCTCAGTGTATGAGACTGGCCAACTGACCTTAGCCAGTCATGGGGACTACACCTGTGTGGCCTTCAACAACATCACTGTCAGAAACAGCACTGTCTCCAAGATGCTCACTGTTGTTG AAACTGTGACCATGACCATTGTGAAAGTCATTGGAGCCCAGCCAACACTGAACAAGAGATTCTCTCTGACCTGTGGCAGCACTGGAACGGTTTACTCCATTCAGTGGATGAGGAACGGCTGGCCTCTGTATGCTAGCAACAGAACTGACTTCTCTATGAACAACAATACACTGACATTAAATTCTGTCCAGCATTCTGACAATGGAGACTATCAGTGTTCTGCCTCCAACCCCCTCAGCAACATGACCAGCCCAGAATACAGACTGATCGTCAACT ATGGACCGGAGATGCCGATTATAACAGGACCAGCATTAGGAGAAACAGGACACAGCGTGACcttcaactgctcagcctcctctcagcctccaAGTCACTTCAGCTGGTTATTCAATGGCTCCCAGGTGGCGACTGGCTCAGCGTTTGAGACTGGCCCACTGACTTTAGCCAGTCATGGGGACTACACCTGTGTGGCCTTCAACAACATCACTGTCAGAAACAGCACTGTCTCCAAGATGCTCACTGTTGTTG AAACTGTGACCATGACCATTGTGAAAGTCATTGGCGCCCAGCCAACACTGAAGGAGAGATTCTCTCTGACCTGTGACACCGCTGGAACGGTTTACTCCATTCACTGGATGAAGAACAGCTGGCCTCTGTATGCTGACAACAGAACTGACTTCTCTATAAATAACAATACACTGACATTCAATTCTGTCCACTATTCTGACAACGGACACTATCAGTGTTCTGCCTCCAACCCCCTCAGCAACATGACCAGCCCAGAATACAGACTGATCGTCAACT ATGGACCGGAGATGCCGATTATAACAGGACCAGCATTAGGAGAAACAGGACACAGCGTGACcttcaactgctcagcctcctctcagcctccaAGTCACTTCAGCTGGTTATTCAATGGCTCCCAGGTGGCGACTGGCTCAGCGTTTGAGACTGGCCCACTGACTTTAGCCAGTCATGGGGACTACACCTGTGTGGCCTTCAACAACATCACTGTCAGAAACAACACTGTCTCCAAGATGCTCACTGTTGTTG AAACTGTGACCATGACCATTGTGAAAGTCATTGGAGCCCAGCCAACACTGAAGGAGACATTCTCTCTGACCTGTGAGACCACTGGAACGGTTTACTCCATTCACTGGATGAAGAACAGCTGGCCTCTGTATGCTGACAACAGAACAGAGTTCTCTATAAATAACAATACACTGACATTCAATTCTGTCCAGCATTCTGACAACGGAGACTATCAGTGTTCTGCCTCCAACCCCCTCAGCAACATGACCAGCCCAGAATACAGACTGATCGTCAACT ATGGACCGGAGATGCCGATTATAACAGGACCAGCATTAGGAGAAACAGGACACAGCGTGACcttcaactgctcagcctcctctcagcctccaAGTCACTTCAGCTGGTTATTCAATGGCTCCCAGGTGGCGACTGGCTCAGCGTTTGAGACTGGCCCACTGACTTTAGCCAGTCATGGGGACTACACCTGTGTGGCCTTCAACAACATCACTGTCAGAAACAACACTGTCTCCAAGATGCTCACTGTTGTTG AAACTGTGACCATGACCATTGTGAAAGTCATTGGAGCCCAGCCAACACTGAAGGAGACATTCTCTCTGACCTGTGAGACCACTGGAACGGTTTACTCCATTCACTGGATGAAGAACAGCTGGCCTCTGTATGCTGACAACAGAACAGAGTTCTCTATAAATAACAATACACTGACATTCAATTCTGTCCAGCATTCTGACAACGGAGACTATCAGTGTTCTGCCTCCAACCCCCTCAGCAACATGACCAGCCCAGAATACAGACTGATCGTCAACT ATGGACCGGAGATGCCGATTATAACAGGACCAGCACTTGGAGAAACAGGACAAAACGTGACCTTGAACTGCtcagcctcctctcagcctccaAGTCACTTCAGCTGGTTCTTCAATGGCTCCCAGGTGGCGACTGGCTCAGCGTTTGAGACTGGCCCACTGACTTTAGCCAGTCATGGGGACTACACCTGTGTGGCCTTCAACAACATCACTGTCAGAAACAGCACTGTCTCCAAGATGCTCACTGTTGTTG AAACTGTGACCATGACCATTGTGAAAGTCATTGGAGCCCAGCCAACACTGAAGGAGACATTCTCTCTGACCTGTGAGACCACTGGAACGGTTTACTCCATTCACTGGATGAAGAACAGCTGGCCTCTGTATGCTGACAACAGAACAGAGTTCTCTATAAATAACAATACACTGACATTCAATTCTGTCCAGCATTCTGACAACGGAGACTATCAGTGTTCTGCCTCCAACCCCCTCAGCAACATGACCAGCCCAGAATACAGACTGATCGTCAACT ATGGACCGGAGATGCCGATTATAACAGGACCAGCACTTGGAGAAACAGGACAAAACGTGACCTTGAACTGCtcagcctcctctcagcctccaAGTCACTTCAGCTGGTTCTTCAATGGCTCCCAGGTGGCGACTGGCTCAGCGTTTGAGACTGGCCCACTGACTTTAGCCAGTCATGGGGACTACACCTGTGTGGCCTTCAACAACATCACTGTCAGAAACAGCACTGTCTCCAAGATGCTCACTGTTGTTG AAACTGTGACCATGACCATTGTGAAAGTCATTGGAGCCCAGCCAACACTGAAGGAGACATTCTCTCTGACCTGTGAGACCACTGGAACGGTTTACTCCATTCACTGGATGAAGAACAGCTGGCCTCTGTATGCTGACAACAGAACAGAGTTCTCTATAAATAACAATACACTGACATTCAATTCTGTCCAGCATTCTGACAACGGAGACTATCAGTGTTCTGCCTCCAACCCCCTCAGCAACATTACCAGCCCAGAATACAGACTGATCGTCAACT ATGGACCGGAGATGCCTATTATAACAGGACCAGCATTAGGAGAAACAGGACACAACGTGACcttcaactgctcagcctcctctcagcctctcagccagTTCAGCTGGTTCTTCAATGGCTCCCAGGTGGCGACTGGCTCAGCGTTTGAGACTGGCCCACTGACTTTAGCCAGTCATGGGAAGTACACCTGTGTGGCCTTCAACAACATCACTTGCAGAAACAGCACTGTCTCCAAGATCCTCACTGTTGTTG CGCCAATAACCTCAGTGTCCATAAGCACCGGTGAAACCCAGGTGATAGAGGGTGACTCCTTTACAATGACTTGCAATATTGTTGGTGATCCTAGCTCCATTCACTGGTGGAAGAACCTCACGTTAGTGCATCTGGATAACAGAACCCAAGTCTCTTTCGACAACAGAACACTGACCTTCAACCCTGTCCAGTATTCTTCTTATGGAGAATATCAGTGTATGGCCAGAAATAGTGTGAGCAACAGAACTAGCAACCGCTACACACTCCTAGTGAATT ATGGACCCAAGCAACCTGTGATAGCTGCTGCACCCATTGCCGAAACAGAACAAAGGGTGACcttcaactgctcagcctcctctcagcctcccagCCAGTTCAGCTGGTTCTTCAATGGCTCCCAGGTGGCGACTGGCTCAGTGTATGAGACTGGCCCACTGACTTTAGCCAGTCATGGGGAGTACACCTGTGTGGCCTTCAACAACGCCACTGGCAGAAACAGCACTGTCTCCAGGATGCTCACCGTCATTG AGGCTATAAAGTCGGTGATGGTGAAACGAAACAAAACGCCGATATCATCTGACAACCTAACCCTGACCTGTGATGTCACCGGGCGCTATGACACCATCTACTGGATGAAGGACAACCTGTCTCTGGTCCTGAACAACACCTTGAACTCTGACATAACCATCTCTAACAACTCTCTGCACTTCAGTCCAGTCAAGGTGTCTAACGATGGAAACTATCAGTGTGTTGCCACCAACCTCTTTGGTCCACACACCAGCCCTAAATACCAGCTACTGGTGAACT ATGGCCCTCTGGGTGTGAACGTCTCTGGCCCAGGCTTAGTGGTGATTGGCTCAATGATCTCTGTCAATCTGAAGTGCTCAGCCGACTCCCGGCCAACCAGCGAGTACCGGTGGAAACACAACAACCAATCATTGCCCGCGACTGGTCCTTTGATGGCCGTAGGCGTCTCCTTGAAAAATGCAGGGATATACACCTGTGTGGCCAAGAACTCTCTAACTAACATCTCAATGTCCAAGACCATTAGTCTGGATGTCAACG gccACTCACCTGCCCCTCCATTCCAGTCCAGAGTTGGTCTGATGTTGATGGGCCTTGTagcgctctctctgcctctgatcAACCACTGA
- the LOC115183966 gene encoding hemicentin-1 isoform X7, whose amino-acid sequence MEYPLVWVLILVLLNFTTGVSGQVVVPSMNPLAVGSNVTLNLVPQSPINIGTWSYETTAIVIFYPGGSSVSTSYQGRVSFNRSSSELSINSLQLNNSGLYTIQGMEPVLKAVVTLSVQEPISNVTLRANATDLVESNDTSIFTCSVSSGTSLSYRWLNGSSEITASDRVWLGGGNSTLTIVSVTRHDEGPFRCEVINGISNGTSQPIGLNVRYGPSNLTMMVVPEMTIGHTAYKTGSVITLSCSAQSKPTESFKWRFNGAFLNEQSPKLSLQNTRENQTGSYACLAYNNVTLQFANINTMIKIVEPISAVSLNRDGKPPILDQSFTLRCEVTGPVDYIHWLMNGQLISLNNRTFFSTGNKTMVINPIQFSDSGEYLCEAFNAVSNLTSMTYKLVVNFGPERPAVTCPDIAMTGHSVTFNCSASSQPPSQFSWFFNGSQVAAGSVYETGQLTLASHGDYTCVAFNNITVRNSTVSKMLTVVETVTMTIVKVIGAQPTLNKRFSLTCGSTGTVYSIQWMRNGWPLYASNRTDFSMNNNTLTLNSVQHSDNGDYQCSASNPLSNMTSPEYRLIVNYGPEMPIITGPALGETGHSVTFNCSASSQPPSHFSWLFNGSQVATGSAFETGPLTLASHGDYTCVAFNNITVRNSTVSKMLTVVETVTMTIVKVIGAQPTLKERFSLTCDTAGTVYSIHWMKNSWPLYADNRTDFSINNNTLTFNSVHYSDNGHYQCSASNPLSNMTSPEYRLIVNYGPEMPIITGPALGETGHSVTFNCSASSQPPSHFSWLFNGSQVATGSAFETGPLTLASHGDYTCVAFNNITVRNNTVSKMLTVVETVTMTIVKVIGAQPTLKETFSLTCETTGTVYSIHWMKNSWPLYADNRTEFSINNNTLTFNSVQHSDNGDYQCSASNPLSNMTSPEYRLIVNYGPEMPIITGPALGETGHSVTFNCSASSQPPSHFSWLFNGSQVATGSAFETGPLTLASHGDYTCVAFNNITVRNNTVSKMLTVVETVTMTIVKVIGAQPTLKETFSLTCETTGTVYSIHWMKNSWPLYADNRTEFSINNNTLTFNSVQHSDNGDYQCSASNPLSNMTSPEYRLIVNYGPEMPIITGPALGETGQNVTLNCSASSQPPSHFSWFFNGSQVATGSAFETGPLTLASHGDYTCVAFNNITVRNSTVSKMLTVVETVTMTIVKVIGAQPTLKETFSLTCETTGTVYSIHWMKNSWPLYADNRTEFSINNNTLTFNSVQHSDNGDYQCSASNPLSNMTSPEYRLIVNYGPEMPIITGPALGETGQNVTLNCSASSQPPSHFSWFFNGSQVATGSAFETGPLTLASHGDYTCVAFNNITVRNSTVSKMLTVVAPITSVSISTGETQVIEGDSFTMTCNIVGDPSSIHWWKNLTLVHLDNRTQVSFDNRTLTFNPVQYSSYGEYQCMARNSVSNRTSNRYTLLVNYGPKQPVIAAAPIAETEQRVTFNCSASSQPPSQFSWFFNGSQVATGSVYETGPLTLASHGEYTCVAFNNATGRNSTVSRMLTVIEAIKSVMVKRNKTPISSDNLTLTCDVTGRYDTIYWMKDNLSLVLNNTLNSDITISNNSLHFSPVKVSNDGNYQCVATNLFGPHTSPKYQLLVNYGPLGVNVSGPGLVVIGSMISVNLKCSADSRPTSEYRWKHNNQSLPATGPLMAVGVSLKNAGIYTCVAKNSLTNISMSKTISLDVNGHSPAPPFQSRVGLMLMGLVALSLPLINH is encoded by the exons ATGGAGTATCCTCTGGTGTGGGTTCTCATCCTGGTGCTGCTCAACTTCACTACAG GTGTTTCTGGCCAGGTGGTGGTTCCCTCGATGAACCCCTTAGCTGTGGGCAGTAATGTCACACTGAACCTAGTTCCTCAAAGCCCCATCAACATAGGGACCTGGTCATATGAAACTACAGCCATCGTAATTTTCTatcctggtggcagtagtgtGAGTACAAGTTATCAAGGCAGAGTCTCATTCAACCGCTCCTCCTCAGAGCTGTCCATAAACTCTCTCCAACTCAACAACTCAGGTTTATATACCATCCAGGGAATGGAGCCAGTCCTGAAAGCTGTGGTGACTTTGTCTGTCCAAG AGCCCATTTCAAACGTGACTCTAAGGGCCAACGCCACTGATCTAGTGGAATCGAACGACACTTCCATTTTCACCTGCTCCGTCTCCTCTGGCACCTCCCTCTCCTACCGCTGGCTGAATGGCAGCTCAGAGATCACAGCCAGTGACAGAGTTTGGCTTGGTGGTGGGAACAGCACTCTCACCATAGTCAGTGTGACACGACACGATGAAGGGCCGTTCAGATGTGAGGTCATCAATGGAATCAGCAATGGCACCAGCCAGCCCATTGGCCTCAATGTTAGAT ATGGCCCAAGTAACCTCACCATGATGGTAGTTCCTGAGATGACCATAGGACATACAGCCTACAAGACGGGCTCTGTCATCACTTTGTCCTGCTCCGCTCAGTCCAAACCCACTGAGTCCTTCAAGTGGAGGTTTAATGGGGCGTTCCTCAATGAGCAAAGCCCGAAGCTCAGCCTGCAGAACaccagagagaaccagacaggaaGTTACGCCTGCTTAGCCTACAACAATGTCACACTCCAATTTGCCAATATAAACACAATGATAAAGATCGTGG AGCCGATATCAGCGGTTTCGTTGAACCGTGATGGGAAGCCACCGATACTGGATCAGTCGTTCACTCTGCGGTGTGAGGTGACTGGACCTGTAGACTACATTCACTGGTTGATGAACGGCCAGCTCATCTCCCTAAACAACAGAACATTCTTCTCTACGGGCAACAAGACAATGGTTATCAACCCAATCCAGTTTTCTGACAGTGGAGAATATCTCTGTGAGGCCTTTAATGCTGTCAGCAACCTGACCAGCATGACATACAAGCTTGTGGTGAACT TTGGACCAGAGAGACCTGCTGTGACTTGTCCGGATATAGCAATGACAGGACACAGCGTGACcttcaactgctcagcctcctctcagcctcccagCCAGTTTAGCTGGTTCTTCAATGGCTCCCAGGTGGCGGCTGGCTCAGTGTATGAGACTGGCCAACTGACCTTAGCCAGTCATGGGGACTACACCTGTGTGGCCTTCAACAACATCACTGTCAGAAACAGCACTGTCTCCAAGATGCTCACTGTTGTTG AAACTGTGACCATGACCATTGTGAAAGTCATTGGAGCCCAGCCAACACTGAACAAGAGATTCTCTCTGACCTGTGGCAGCACTGGAACGGTTTACTCCATTCAGTGGATGAGGAACGGCTGGCCTCTGTATGCTAGCAACAGAACTGACTTCTCTATGAACAACAATACACTGACATTAAATTCTGTCCAGCATTCTGACAATGGAGACTATCAGTGTTCTGCCTCCAACCCCCTCAGCAACATGACCAGCCCAGAATACAGACTGATCGTCAACT ATGGACCGGAGATGCCGATTATAACAGGACCAGCATTAGGAGAAACAGGACACAGCGTGACcttcaactgctcagcctcctctcagcctccaAGTCACTTCAGCTGGTTATTCAATGGCTCCCAGGTGGCGACTGGCTCAGCGTTTGAGACTGGCCCACTGACTTTAGCCAGTCATGGGGACTACACCTGTGTGGCCTTCAACAACATCACTGTCAGAAACAGCACTGTCTCCAAGATGCTCACTGTTGTTG AAACTGTGACCATGACCATTGTGAAAGTCATTGGCGCCCAGCCAACACTGAAGGAGAGATTCTCTCTGACCTGTGACACCGCTGGAACGGTTTACTCCATTCACTGGATGAAGAACAGCTGGCCTCTGTATGCTGACAACAGAACTGACTTCTCTATAAATAACAATACACTGACATTCAATTCTGTCCACTATTCTGACAACGGACACTATCAGTGTTCTGCCTCCAACCCCCTCAGCAACATGACCAGCCCAGAATACAGACTGATCGTCAACT ATGGACCGGAGATGCCGATTATAACAGGACCAGCATTAGGAGAAACAGGACACAGCGTGACcttcaactgctcagcctcctctcagcctccaAGTCACTTCAGCTGGTTATTCAATGGCTCCCAGGTGGCGACTGGCTCAGCGTTTGAGACTGGCCCACTGACTTTAGCCAGTCATGGGGACTACACCTGTGTGGCCTTCAACAACATCACTGTCAGAAACAACACTGTCTCCAAGATGCTCACTGTTGTTG AAACTGTGACCATGACCATTGTGAAAGTCATTGGAGCCCAGCCAACACTGAAGGAGACATTCTCTCTGACCTGTGAGACCACTGGAACGGTTTACTCCATTCACTGGATGAAGAACAGCTGGCCTCTGTATGCTGACAACAGAACAGAGTTCTCTATAAATAACAATACACTGACATTCAATTCTGTCCAGCATTCTGACAACGGAGACTATCAGTGTTCTGCCTCCAACCCCCTCAGCAACATGACCAGCCCAGAATACAGACTGATCGTCAACT ATGGACCGGAGATGCCGATTATAACAGGACCAGCATTAGGAGAAACAGGACACAGCGTGACcttcaactgctcagcctcctctcagcctccaAGTCACTTCAGCTGGTTATTCAATGGCTCCCAGGTGGCGACTGGCTCAGCGTTTGAGACTGGCCCACTGACTTTAGCCAGTCATGGGGACTACACCTGTGTGGCCTTCAACAACATCACTGTCAGAAACAACACTGTCTCCAAGATGCTCACTGTTGTTG AAACTGTGACCATGACCATTGTGAAAGTCATTGGAGCCCAGCCAACACTGAAGGAGACATTCTCTCTGACCTGTGAGACCACTGGAACGGTTTACTCCATTCACTGGATGAAGAACAGCTGGCCTCTGTATGCTGACAACAGAACAGAGTTCTCTATAAATAACAATACACTGACATTCAATTCTGTCCAGCATTCTGACAACGGAGACTATCAGTGTTCTGCCTCCAACCCCCTCAGCAACATGACCAGCCCAGAATACAGACTGATCGTCAACT ATGGACCGGAGATGCCGATTATAACAGGACCAGCACTTGGAGAAACAGGACAAAACGTGACCTTGAACTGCtcagcctcctctcagcctccaAGTCACTTCAGCTGGTTCTTCAATGGCTCCCAGGTGGCGACTGGCTCAGCGTTTGAGACTGGCCCACTGACTTTAGCCAGTCATGGGGACTACACCTGTGTGGCCTTCAACAACATCACTGTCAGAAACAGCACTGTCTCCAAGATGCTCACTGTTGTTG AAACTGTGACCATGACCATTGTGAAAGTCATTGGAGCCCAGCCAACACTGAAGGAGACATTCTCTCTGACCTGTGAGACCACTGGAACGGTTTACTCCATTCACTGGATGAAGAACAGCTGGCCTCTGTATGCTGACAACAGAACAGAGTTCTCTATAAATAACAATACACTGACATTCAATTCTGTCCAGCATTCTGACAACGGAGACTATCAGTGTTCTGCCTCCAACCCCCTCAGCAACATGACCAGCCCAGAATACAGACTGATCGTCAACT ATGGACCGGAGATGCCGATTATAACAGGACCAGCACTTGGAGAAACAGGACAAAACGTGACCTTGAACTGCtcagcctcctctcagcctccaAGTCACTTCAGCTGGTTCTTCAATGGCTCCCAGGTGGCGACTGGCTCAGCGTTTGAGACTGGCCCACTGACTTTAGCCAGTCATGGGGACTACACCTGTGTGGCCTTCAACAACATCACTGTCAGAAACAGCACTGTCTCCAAGATGCTCACTGTTGTTG CGCCAATAACCTCAGTGTCCATAAGCACCGGTGAAACCCAGGTGATAGAGGGTGACTCCTTTACAATGACTTGCAATATTGTTGGTGATCCTAGCTCCATTCACTGGTGGAAGAACCTCACGTTAGTGCATCTGGATAACAGAACCCAAGTCTCTTTCGACAACAGAACACTGACCTTCAACCCTGTCCAGTATTCTTCTTATGGAGAATATCAGTGTATGGCCAGAAATAGTGTGAGCAACAGAACTAGCAACCGCTACACACTCCTAGTGAATT ATGGACCCAAGCAACCTGTGATAGCTGCTGCACCCATTGCCGAAACAGAACAAAGGGTGACcttcaactgctcagcctcctctcagcctcccagCCAGTTCAGCTGGTTCTTCAATGGCTCCCAGGTGGCGACTGGCTCAGTGTATGAGACTGGCCCACTGACTTTAGCCAGTCATGGGGAGTACACCTGTGTGGCCTTCAACAACGCCACTGGCAGAAACAGCACTGTCTCCAGGATGCTCACCGTCATTG AGGCTATAAAGTCGGTGATGGTGAAACGAAACAAAACGCCGATATCATCTGACAACCTAACCCTGACCTGTGATGTCACCGGGCGCTATGACACCATCTACTGGATGAAGGACAACCTGTCTCTGGTCCTGAACAACACCTTGAACTCTGACATAACCATCTCTAACAACTCTCTGCACTTCAGTCCAGTCAAGGTGTCTAACGATGGAAACTATCAGTGTGTTGCCACCAACCTCTTTGGTCCACACACCAGCCCTAAATACCAGCTACTGGTGAACT ATGGCCCTCTGGGTGTGAACGTCTCTGGCCCAGGCTTAGTGGTGATTGGCTCAATGATCTCTGTCAATCTGAAGTGCTCAGCCGACTCCCGGCCAACCAGCGAGTACCGGTGGAAACACAACAACCAATCATTGCCCGCGACTGGTCCTTTGATGGCCGTAGGCGTCTCCTTGAAAAATGCAGGGATATACACCTGTGTGGCCAAGAACTCTCTAACTAACATCTCAATGTCCAAGACCATTAGTCTGGATGTCAACG gccACTCACCTGCCCCTCCATTCCAGTCCAGAGTTGGTCTGATGTTGATGGGCCTTGTagcgctctctctgcctctgatcAACCACTGA